One segment of Camelus ferus isolate YT-003-E unplaced genomic scaffold, BCGSAC_Cfer_1.0 contig534, whole genome shotgun sequence DNA contains the following:
- the SEC61G gene encoding protein transport protein Sec61 subunit gamma: MDQVMQFVEPSRQFVKDSIRLVKRCTKPDRKEFQKIAMATAIGFAIMGFIGFFVKLIHIPINNIIVGG, translated from the exons ATGGATCAGGTGATGCAGTTCGTGGAGCCGAGTCGGCAGTTCGTGAAGGACTCCATTCGGCTGGTTAAGAGATGCACGAAACCGGATAGAAAAG AATTCCAGAAGATTGCCATGGCAACAGCAATAGGATTTGCTATAATGGGATTCATCGGATTTTTTGTGAAACTGATCCATATTCCTATTAATAACATCATTGT tgGTGGCTGA